GCGTCAGTGAGGATTCACGGACACAGGGCGCTGGCCGACCGCAGAAGGTCGACGTGAATGCGCGTCACGAGCCTCGTACCTGAATGCACGAGGCAACGGTAGGCGACGGAAAGAACCCTGGCAATGGGGCCGGGACTTTCCGGGATCGTCATCGCCCGCACTGTGTTGCGGAGTTGTTGCGGCACCCTCGCGGGGGCATTGCGGGAGTATTGCCGATTCCCGGTGACCGGTCCGCCGGATTCCTCGTGCCTCCCGTCCAACACCGTCCCGCCGGACACCGTCCCGCCGGGGTGTGCGCCGGACGGGTGAGCGCCGGGACGGGAACGGCTCGGCGTACCCAGGGGCACTCGCCCGCGCCGTATTGGTGGCCTCGTCGGACACGTGGACACGGAGGCGGTGACGGGGTGTCGGCGACGGAACCGGTACGTCCGGGGCGTGCCCAGTGGGCCGCCCTGATCCTGTTCGCGGGGGCGTCGGGCGCGGTGGACGTACTGGCGTTCACGGCACTGGGACAGGTCTTCGCCGGGGTGATGACCGGCAATCTGGTGCTGCTGGGGCTGTCGTTGACGGGGACCGGCGACGAGGGCGGCCCGGCCGCGCCGCTGCTGGCGCTGGCGGGCTATGTGGTGGGCGTCGCGGCCGTGGCGCCGTTCGTCCGGCGGCGGCCGGAGGAGCCGGAGACGCGCTGGCCGCGCGCGGTCGTGCGCCGGCTCGCCGCCGAGGTGGTGCTGCTGGCCGCCGTCGCCGTGGGGTGGGGTCTGGCCGGCGGGTCGCCGGAGCGGCCGTGGCGGGACGTGGTGCTGGTCGCGGTCGCCGCCGCCATGGGGACGCAGTCCGCCGCGCTGGCCGCCGCGGGGGCGGCCGGCGGCCCGGGGACGTACTTCACCGGCACCCTCACCCGGCTGGTCGCCGGGGTCGCGGGCCCGCGGGGCGTCCGTCGCGGGGATCTGGGTGCTCTGGCCCGGCTGATCGCGCTCGCGGCGGGCGCGGCCGGGGCGGCGCTGGCGCACGCGGCCTCGGCGCCCTGGGCGATGGTCGTACCGCTGCTCTGGGCGTCGGCGGCGCTGGCGTGCGTGGCCGTCCGCCCCGGCCGGCTCGGCCCGAAGGGCGGGCGCGGACCGCGGTGGGGCGGGCGCGGGTTCCGGTGGGGCGGGCGCGGGCGGGTGCCGCCGGGGTGACCGGGCGGTGTTCCCGTGGGCGAGGGCGACCCGGGGCTCGTGGCGCGGCCCGGTCGGCCCGGTGGGCGGTCCCCCGGCCCGTCTCGTACGTGACAATCCGGGGGAGCTGTCCGGAGAACCGCCGCCCGGGGCACCGCCCGGCACCCCGGGACCGGGCACCGGCCCGTTCGCGCCGTCAGGCGCGGACCGCCGACTTCTCCGCTCCGGCGGGCGTGTGCGTCCTCGCCGGACCGCCGGTGGCGGTGCGCACCGCCGGGATGACCGCCGCGATCGCGGCGGAGACCAGGGCGACGCCGCCGCCGATCATCAGGCCCGTGCGGAAGCCGCTCTCGGAGGTGAGGCTGAAGCCGCCGAGCTCGATCGTCATCTGCGAGAGGACCACCCCGATCGCGGCGGCTCCGACGGACGTGCCGAGCGAGCGCATCAGTGCGTTGAAGCTGTTCGCGGCGGCGGTCTCGGAGACCGGTACGGAACTCATGATGAGCGCGGGCATCGAGCCGTACGCGAGTCCCACACCACTGTTGATCACCATGATCGCCAGCATGATTCCCCACGCGGAGCCCATCAGCAGGAGGGCGAGCCCGTACCCCGCGGCGATGACGAGGACTCCGCCGAGAAGGGTGAGCTTCGGGCCGTACGCGTTGGTCAGCCTGCCGCCCAGCGGGGAGACGATCATCATCATGATCCCGCCGGGGGCCATCCACAGACCGGCCGCGAGCATCGACTGGCCCAGGCCGTAACCGGTGGCCTCCGGGTACTGGAGCAGCTGCGGGATCACGAGCATGCTCCCGTACATCGCGAAACCGACGAAGACCGACGCGAGGTTGGTGAGCAGGACCCGGGGGCGGGCCGTGGTGCGCAGGTCGACCAGCGGGTCGGTGGTGCGCAGCTCCCAGAAGCCCCAGCCGGTCAGGAGTACGACGGCGGCGGCGAACAGGCCGAGGGTGGTGCCCGAACTCCAGCCCCAGTCGGCGCCCTTGGAGATGGCGAGCAGCAGACTGACCAGTCCGGCGCCGAGTCCGAGCGCGCCGACCAGGTCGAACCGCTGCCCCTTGGCACCGGCCGGCACGTCCGGGATCAGGTACCAGATCAGCAGGGCGATGACCGTGGCCAGGACGGCGGAGCCCCAGAAGAGCACCCGCCAGTTCGCGTACTGGGCGACGGCGGCGGCGATCGGCAGGCCGAGACCGCCGCCGATGCCCATGGAGGCGCTGACGAGCGCGATGGACGAGCTGAGCTTCTCCGTGGGGACGACGTCCCGCAGCAGGGCGATGCCCAGCGGCACCATGCCCATGCCCATGCCCTGGAGCCCGCGCCCGACGATCATCGGGAGTACGGAGGACGAGAGGGCGCACACCACGGAGCCCGCGATCAGCGGCACCGAGCAGACGAGCAGCATCCGGCGCTTGCCGACCAGGTCACCCAGCCGTCCGACGACCGGTACGCAGACGGCCGCCACCAGGAGCGTCGTCGTGATCACCCACGTGGAGTTCGACGCCGTGGTGTGGAGAATCCGGGGCAGGTCGGCGAGGAGGGGCGTGACCAGCGTCTGCATGATCGCGGCCGTGGTGCCGGCGAGCGCCAGCGTCGCGACCACGCCGCCGGAGCGGGAGGTGGGTGGAGGGGCGTCCATGAAAGTGGGCTCCTGGGGCTGTCGGATCCGGAACAAGCATGTGCACGATACACATCACATGCATCCAGCACTTTACGTGCATGCTGCATAATCGTGAAACGACGGTGTCCGGGCCGTCCGGACCGGGTGGAAGAATGGCCCGGCGACAGAGGGCAGGAGGCGACACTGGCATGGTCGGGGCCACGCACGAGGTCGAGTACGAGCAGATGCTGCTCAGCCGCTACTCGTTCCTGAACCAGAAGGGCGGACGGCGCAAGGACGGTGTCCTGGAGCGCAGCGCGTACATCCTGCTCAGCCGTATCCGCTTGCAGGGGCCGATGTCGATCGGCGAACTCAGCGACGCCTTCGGACTCGACGCCTCGACCCTCAACCGGCAGACGGCGGCGGTGCTGCGCGCGGGGTTCGTGGAGCGCATGGCCGACCCCGAGGGCGGCATGGCGCGCAAGTTCCGCATCACGGACGAGGGCGCGCGGGTGCTCGACGAGGAGCGGGAGGGCATCGTGCGGTCCCTGGACCGGGTCATGGCCGACTGGCCCGAGGAGGAGATCGCGGCGTTCGCCGCCTGTCTCAGGCGCTTCAACTCCGACATCGAGCGGCTCGCCGGGCGGCCCTGGCCCCGGCTCTGAGCACACCGGCGCCCCCGGCCTCACTCGAATGGCGTACATGCGCCGAGGCGGCGGGGCCCGGTCGCCGACGGTGCCCCGGGCAGGCGTCCCGGTGTGGGAGACCGTTCCCGGCCCGGCCTCGCGGCGCGGTCCCTCCGGCCGTCGCCGGGTGTCGCCGAGGTGCGGGCGGCGCGCCGGGGTCGCCAGGGTGGAAGGGAGTACGCCGGCGGGTCCGTACGCCGGCTCCGCCGACAAGGAGACCGCCATGGCCACCTGGACCAAGGACGAACTGAACATGATCGGACGCGCCGACGAGCTGGAGGTCGCGCCCCTGAAGAGTGACGACACCACCCGGCAGCCGACGACCGTGTGGGTGGTCCGCGACGGCGACGATCTCCTCGTACGCGCCTTCAACGGCCGGAACGGCGTCTGGTACCGCGCCGCGACGGCCCGGCACGCGGGGCACATCAGCGCCGGCGGCGTCGACAAGGACGTCATGTTCGTCGAGCAGGACGACCCGGCCCTGAACGACCGGCTGGACGCCGCGTACCGCGGCAAGTACGGCACGTACAGCGAGGAGTACGTGGGCCCCATGGTGGCCGACACCGCGCGTGCCGCGACCCTCAAGCTCGTCCCCCGCTGAGCCGGGGGCCGTGCCCCTCCCTGATGACAAGGACCCCGTATGACCACCATCGCCATCGTCGGAGCGGGCAAGGGGCTGGGCGGCGCCGTGGCGCGGTGCTTCGGCCGTGAGGGCTTCGACGTCGCCCTGCTCTCCCGGACCGGGGCGCACGTCGACGCCCTCGCCGCCGACCTCGGCGCCGAGGGGGTGAACGCGCGCGGCTTCGCCGCCGACGTCACCGACCCGGCCGCTCTCGCCGCCGCCCTGGACGCGGCGGCGTCCGCGCTCGGGCCGGTCGAGGTGCTCCAGTACAGCCCGCTCCCCCACCCGGACTACATGAAGCCGGTCCTGGAGACCGGCCCGGCCGATGTGGCGGGCCCGTTCGCGTTCTCCGTCGTGGGCCCGATGGCCGCCGTCCGCCAGGTCCTGCCCGGTATGCGCTCGCTCGGGCGCGGCACGGTGCTGTTCGTCAACGGCGGTACGGCCGTCGAGCCGCATCCCGAGCGCGCCGGGACGTCGATCGCGTTCGCCGCCGAGAGCGCCTACGCGCGGATGCTGCACGACGCGCTCGCGGGCGAGGACATCCACGCGGCCCAGCTGATCGTCCCCGGCGCGATCACCCCCGGTCATCCCCGCAAGGACCCGGCGGTGCTCGCGGACACGCTGTGGGGGATGCACCGGGACCGCGGGGAGTTCCGGCACTACGCCGAGCCGCTGGACGCCTGAACCGGCCGATAGTCGACGGTCGGCGGCCGGCGGTCGACGGCCGGTAGTCGACGGCCGGTAGTCGACGGCCGGTGGTTGGCGAGTACGGGTCGGCGGGTGGTGACGGCCGGCGGGTGCGGGGGGCGCGCGGCGGCCGGGAATCCGCGCGGACCCGCCAACTCACCCACGCGGGAAGGGACTTCGGGCGCCGGGAGTCCCCCGGTGCGGCGCCTTCCGCGCGCTGCCGCCGGAGTCGGCGCCCTCGTCCCCGGTCGGCCACGGCGCCCTGTCCGCGTTCCGGGCGCCGGCGCCCGGAACGCCCCGGGACCGGGTACACCTGGAGCATGCCCCCGGCACCGCACGTACCCCTGGCCGTCGACGGACGCGGCAACTCCCTGCTGTCCTTCCGCGGCGGCCCGGAGGCGTCGCCGCCCACCGACGCGCCGATGCCGCTGGCGCTGGTGGTGCTCCGGCACGGCGACCGGGTGCTGATGGTCCACGACCGGCACCGCGGGGCCTGGGAACTGCCCGGCGGGATGATCGAGCCCGGCGAGACGCCCCGCCGGGCGGCCGTGCGCGAGCTTCTGGAGGAGAGCGGTCAACGGCCCGACGGCCCCGTGACGTTCGGGGGCTACGCCTGTTTCCTGCTCGCCCCGGACCAACGGCGCGAGTACGGCGCGGTGTTCACCGCCCGCACCACGGCCCCGCGTGTGTTCCGGGCGAACGACGAGACGACGGCGATCCACTGGTGGGACGGGCGGGAGCCGCTCCCCGGCGGCGTACAGGCACTCGACGCGTATCTGGCCCGCTGCCCGTCCCCGGACGCCGGACCCTAGGAGGGGACCGCCCTGATCAGGGTCAACGAGCCGAGCAGGAAGGGCTGTCGGCGCAGGGAACCGTGGCGGCGGTCCCAGGCGCCCGAGGCCAGGTCGCGGTCGAGCGCGGCGGTGCAGCGGTCGCGTTCCCCGGGGGTGAGGAAACTCCAGGACGAGCACGCCTGGCGGGCGTCGGGGTCGAGCAGGCGTTCGGGGCGGGCGTAGTACGCCTCGTTGAAGCCGTCCGTGCAGTCCGCCGGGACCGGTACCGGACGGACGGAGACCCGGC
Above is a window of Streptomyces sp. NBC_01498 DNA encoding:
- a CDS encoding putative leader peptide produces the protein MTIPESPGPIARVLSVAYRCLVHSGTRLVTRIHVDLLRSASALCP
- a CDS encoding YoaK family protein, which gives rise to MSATEPVRPGRAQWAALILFAGASGAVDVLAFTALGQVFAGVMTGNLVLLGLSLTGTGDEGGPAAPLLALAGYVVGVAAVAPFVRRRPEEPETRWPRAVVRRLAAEVVLLAAVAVGWGLAGGSPERPWRDVVLVAVAAAMGTQSAALAAAGAAGGPGTYFTGTLTRLVAGVAGPRGVRRGDLGALARLIALAAGAAGAALAHAASAPWAMVVPLLWASAALACVAVRPGRLGPKGGRGPRWGGRGFRWGGRGRVPPG
- a CDS encoding MFS transporter, whose amino-acid sequence is MDAPPPTSRSGGVVATLALAGTTAAIMQTLVTPLLADLPRILHTTASNSTWVITTTLLVAAVCVPVVGRLGDLVGKRRMLLVCSVPLIAGSVVCALSSSVLPMIVGRGLQGMGMGMVPLGIALLRDVVPTEKLSSSIALVSASMGIGGGLGLPIAAAVAQYANWRVLFWGSAVLATVIALLIWYLIPDVPAGAKGQRFDLVGALGLGAGLVSLLLAISKGADWGWSSGTTLGLFAAAVVLLTGWGFWELRTTDPLVDLRTTARPRVLLTNLASVFVGFAMYGSMLVIPQLLQYPEATGYGLGQSMLAAGLWMAPGGIMMMIVSPLGGRLTNAYGPKLTLLGGVLVIAAGYGLALLLMGSAWGIMLAIMVINSGVGLAYGSMPALIMSSVPVSETAAANSFNALMRSLGTSVGAAAIGVVLSQMTIELGGFSLTSESGFRTGLMIGGGVALVSAAIAAVIPAVRTATGGPARTHTPAGAEKSAVRA
- a CDS encoding MarR family winged helix-turn-helix transcriptional regulator — encoded protein: MVGATHEVEYEQMLLSRYSFLNQKGGRRKDGVLERSAYILLSRIRLQGPMSIGELSDAFGLDASTLNRQTAAVLRAGFVERMADPEGGMARKFRITDEGARVLDEEREGIVRSLDRVMADWPEEEIAAFAACLRRFNSDIERLAGRPWPRL
- a CDS encoding DUF2255 family protein: MATWTKDELNMIGRADELEVAPLKSDDTTRQPTTVWVVRDGDDLLVRAFNGRNGVWYRAATARHAGHISAGGVDKDVMFVEQDDPALNDRLDAAYRGKYGTYSEEYVGPMVADTARAATLKLVPR
- a CDS encoding SDR family NAD(P)-dependent oxidoreductase, which codes for MTTIAIVGAGKGLGGAVARCFGREGFDVALLSRTGAHVDALAADLGAEGVNARGFAADVTDPAALAAALDAAASALGPVEVLQYSPLPHPDYMKPVLETGPADVAGPFAFSVVGPMAAVRQVLPGMRSLGRGTVLFVNGGTAVEPHPERAGTSIAFAAESAYARMLHDALAGEDIHAAQLIVPGAITPGHPRKDPAVLADTLWGMHRDRGEFRHYAEPLDA
- a CDS encoding NUDIX hydrolase, with the translated sequence MPPAPHVPLAVDGRGNSLLSFRGGPEASPPTDAPMPLALVVLRHGDRVLMVHDRHRGAWELPGGMIEPGETPRRAAVRELLEESGQRPDGPVTFGGYACFLLAPDQRREYGAVFTARTTAPRVFRANDETTAIHWWDGREPLPGGVQALDAYLARCPSPDAGP